One Cololabis saira isolate AMF1-May2022 chromosome 18, fColSai1.1, whole genome shotgun sequence genomic region harbors:
- the ccnk gene encoding cyclin-K isoform X1, whose amino-acid sequence MLKQSSAAGPSTSSPQSMKESKEQLSGPAILDHIKPCWYWDKKDLAHTPSQSEGLDPGTEARYRREGARFIFDVGTRLGLHYDTLATGIIYFHRFYMFHSFKQFPRYVTGACCLFLAGKVEETPKKCKDIIKTARSLLNDVQFAQFGDDPKEEVMVLERILLQTIKFDLQVEHPYMFLLRYVKQLKGEKNKVCKVLQMAWTFVNDSLCTMLSLQWEPEIIAVAVMYLAGRLCKFDIQEWTSKQSSRRWWEQFVQDVPVELLEDICHQILDLYSQGNKPIPQQIQEKERAPAPPIIVSPAPQGLPPAVNPPPPPPKKTSPQGGSPARQLKRSHTSPKDEPKAPEQAGSKIPRLESPMPPLPAAQPPPAPPAEAEPGNEAAPPPPHAPPPHQPPPLPHRPPPPPPSNYLMSTTSSYMSGEGFQSLQSMMKTEGPSYAPMPPSYAPPIPQYHPHVFPPPAAPPPGPPPPSNYPPPSMAPAYPPPGYNSYPPPRMPPGHVPPPGIGLPPGGYPPPPPGPPGQSQVPLPPPPGMPLNRGGWMR is encoded by the exons ATGCTAAAG CAGTCCAGTGCAGCAGGTCCTTCCACCTCCTCCCCTCAATCAATGAAGGAATCCAAGGAACAATTGAGCGGCCCGGCGATCCTGGACCACATCAAGCCATGCTGGTACTGGGACAAGAAGGATTTAGCCCACACGCCGTCTCAGTCTGAGGGCCTGGATCCTGGCACAGAGGCGCGATATCGACGAGAGGGAGCCCGTTTCATATTCGACGTGGGGACCCGACTTGGCCT ACACTATGACACACTGGCGACCGGCATCATATACTTCCATCGCTTCTACATGTTTCACTCCTTCAAGCAGTTTCCCAGATAC GTGACAGGTGCTTGCTGTCTTTTCTTGGCTGGAAAAGTGGAGGAAACCCCAAAGAAGTGTAAAGATATCATTAAAACAGCCCGCAGCTTACTTAATGATGTGCAGTTCGCCCAGTTTGGAGATGATCCAAAG gaggaggtgatggtgcTGGAGAGAATTTTGCTCCAAACTATCAAGTTTGACCTGCAGGTGGAACATCCCTACATGTTCCTGCTGCGCTACGTGAAGCAGCTCAAAG GGGAGAAGAATAAAGTGTGCAAGGTGCTGCAAATGGCTTGGACGTTTGTCAATGACAG CCTGTGCACCATGTTGTCTCTGCAGTGGGAGCCAGAAATTATCGCCGTGGCTGTCATGTACTTGGCAGGCCGCCTCTGCAAATTTGACATCCAGGAGTGGACCTCTAAGCAATCATCCCGCCGGTGGTGGGAACAGTTTGTCCAGGACGTCCCAGTCGAACTGCTGGAAG ACATTTGCCACCAGATCCTGGACCTGTACTCCCAGGGAAACAAGCCCATCCCTCAGCAGATACAGGAGAAAGAGCGAGCACCGGCCCCTCCGATCATTGTTTCTCCAGCACCGCAGGGACTGCCCCCGGCCGTCAACCCTCCTCCCCCACCACCAAAAAAGACGTCTCCTCAGGGTGGCAGCCCTGCACGCCAGCTTAAACGCTCACAC ACATCTCCAAAAGATGAACCAAAAGCTCCAG AACAAGCTGGATCAAAGATCCCCCGACTGGAGAGCCCCATGCCTCCACTGCCGGCAGCACAGCCTCCTCCTG CCCCTCCTGCAGAAGCAGAACCAGGGAATGAAGCAGCTCCTCCGCCCCCACACGCTCCCCCTCCACACCAGCCTCCCCCGTTGCCCCACCGCCCTCCTCCGCCTCCGCCCTCCAACTACCTCATGTCCACCACCAGCTCCTACATGTCGGGCGAGGGTTTCCAGAGCCTGCAGTCCATGATGAAGACCGAGGGTCCTTCCTACGCCCCCATGCCGCCCAGCTACGCCCCTCCAATCCCTCAGTACCACCCACACGTCTTCCCACCGCCCGCAGCTCCACCTCCGGGTCCTCCACCTCCCTCCAACTACCCACCGCCCAGTATGGCCCCGGCCTACCCGCCCCCGGGTTACAACAGTTACCCTCCACCCCGGATGCCTCCGGGCCACGTCCCTCCCCCAGGGATCGGTCTTCCCCCGGGCGGataccctcctcctcctcccgggcCCCCAGGACAGTCACAAGTGCCCCTGCCTCCTCCGCCCGGCATGCCCCTGAACCGTGGCGGGTGGATGCGATGA
- the ccnk gene encoding cyclin-K isoform X2, translating into MLKSSAAGPSTSSPQSMKESKEQLSGPAILDHIKPCWYWDKKDLAHTPSQSEGLDPGTEARYRREGARFIFDVGTRLGLHYDTLATGIIYFHRFYMFHSFKQFPRYVTGACCLFLAGKVEETPKKCKDIIKTARSLLNDVQFAQFGDDPKEEVMVLERILLQTIKFDLQVEHPYMFLLRYVKQLKGEKNKVCKVLQMAWTFVNDSLCTMLSLQWEPEIIAVAVMYLAGRLCKFDIQEWTSKQSSRRWWEQFVQDVPVELLEDICHQILDLYSQGNKPIPQQIQEKERAPAPPIIVSPAPQGLPPAVNPPPPPPKKTSPQGGSPARQLKRSHTSPKDEPKAPEQAGSKIPRLESPMPPLPAAQPPPAPPAEAEPGNEAAPPPPHAPPPHQPPPLPHRPPPPPPSNYLMSTTSSYMSGEGFQSLQSMMKTEGPSYAPMPPSYAPPIPQYHPHVFPPPAAPPPGPPPPSNYPPPSMAPAYPPPGYNSYPPPRMPPGHVPPPGIGLPPGGYPPPPPGPPGQSQVPLPPPPGMPLNRGGWMR; encoded by the exons ATGCTAAAG TCCAGTGCAGCAGGTCCTTCCACCTCCTCCCCTCAATCAATGAAGGAATCCAAGGAACAATTGAGCGGCCCGGCGATCCTGGACCACATCAAGCCATGCTGGTACTGGGACAAGAAGGATTTAGCCCACACGCCGTCTCAGTCTGAGGGCCTGGATCCTGGCACAGAGGCGCGATATCGACGAGAGGGAGCCCGTTTCATATTCGACGTGGGGACCCGACTTGGCCT ACACTATGACACACTGGCGACCGGCATCATATACTTCCATCGCTTCTACATGTTTCACTCCTTCAAGCAGTTTCCCAGATAC GTGACAGGTGCTTGCTGTCTTTTCTTGGCTGGAAAAGTGGAGGAAACCCCAAAGAAGTGTAAAGATATCATTAAAACAGCCCGCAGCTTACTTAATGATGTGCAGTTCGCCCAGTTTGGAGATGATCCAAAG gaggaggtgatggtgcTGGAGAGAATTTTGCTCCAAACTATCAAGTTTGACCTGCAGGTGGAACATCCCTACATGTTCCTGCTGCGCTACGTGAAGCAGCTCAAAG GGGAGAAGAATAAAGTGTGCAAGGTGCTGCAAATGGCTTGGACGTTTGTCAATGACAG CCTGTGCACCATGTTGTCTCTGCAGTGGGAGCCAGAAATTATCGCCGTGGCTGTCATGTACTTGGCAGGCCGCCTCTGCAAATTTGACATCCAGGAGTGGACCTCTAAGCAATCATCCCGCCGGTGGTGGGAACAGTTTGTCCAGGACGTCCCAGTCGAACTGCTGGAAG ACATTTGCCACCAGATCCTGGACCTGTACTCCCAGGGAAACAAGCCCATCCCTCAGCAGATACAGGAGAAAGAGCGAGCACCGGCCCCTCCGATCATTGTTTCTCCAGCACCGCAGGGACTGCCCCCGGCCGTCAACCCTCCTCCCCCACCACCAAAAAAGACGTCTCCTCAGGGTGGCAGCCCTGCACGCCAGCTTAAACGCTCACAC ACATCTCCAAAAGATGAACCAAAAGCTCCAG AACAAGCTGGATCAAAGATCCCCCGACTGGAGAGCCCCATGCCTCCACTGCCGGCAGCACAGCCTCCTCCTG CCCCTCCTGCAGAAGCAGAACCAGGGAATGAAGCAGCTCCTCCGCCCCCACACGCTCCCCCTCCACACCAGCCTCCCCCGTTGCCCCACCGCCCTCCTCCGCCTCCGCCCTCCAACTACCTCATGTCCACCACCAGCTCCTACATGTCGGGCGAGGGTTTCCAGAGCCTGCAGTCCATGATGAAGACCGAGGGTCCTTCCTACGCCCCCATGCCGCCCAGCTACGCCCCTCCAATCCCTCAGTACCACCCACACGTCTTCCCACCGCCCGCAGCTCCACCTCCGGGTCCTCCACCTCCCTCCAACTACCCACCGCCCAGTATGGCCCCGGCCTACCCGCCCCCGGGTTACAACAGTTACCCTCCACCCCGGATGCCTCCGGGCCACGTCCCTCCCCCAGGGATCGGTCTTCCCCCGGGCGGataccctcctcctcctcccgggcCCCCAGGACAGTCACAAGTGCCCCTGCCTCCTCCGCCCGGCATGCCCCTGAACCGTGGCGGGTGGATGCGATGA